The genomic segment GCGCAACGTCGTCGCCTACTGAAATGCCGACCGAGATCCGCATGCCCCAACTGGGCGAGAGCGTACACGAAGGGACGCTCGGCCGGTGGCTCAAACAGGCCGGGGATCCCGTGGCCAAGTACGAGCCGCTGGTCGAGGTGATTACCGACAAGGTCA from the bacterium genome contains:
- a CDS encoding biotin/lipoyl-containing protein, which encodes MPTEIRMPQLGESVHEGTLGRWLKQAGDPVAKYEPLVEVITDKVNVEMPSPFAGVLDQILVQEGQTVTAGTVIATIR